CATCAGGGTCAGACGGCGGCGCCGGGCCCCGTCCCTCCACAGCACGACGTCAAGCCTGTCCGCGGGAAGTCTGGCCTCCATCTTTTCGGCCGCCTCGATCACCGTGATCCCCGCTCCGTAAAGATACTCTTCCCATCCGATATCTTCCAACTCTTCCACCCCTCGAATGCGGTAGAGATCGAGGTGATACATCGGGTATCGTCCCCTATACTCATGTACGAGGGTGAAGGTCGGGCTTCGAACCCCTCGGCCCTGTGGCACGCCTACCCCTGTAGCGATCCCGCGCGTGAAAACGGTTTTCCCCGAGCCCATCTCTCCCTTGAGGCAGACCACATCTCCTGGCCGCAGGTGCCGCCCCACCCACATCCCGAGCTGCTGCGTTTCGCCTGGAGAATTTGAAACGATGGTTATTTTTTTCTGATGCGCCTCCGCCTTCGCCTTCCGCACGGTATCTCCTCCGCTGCTTGAGACCAAGCCCGAAAAGCCGTCGAGAGGAAGGAGACCTCACCCTCAGGAATTGTGGTATACTTTATCACCATACGGCGGACCCGAATGGGAAAAATGCCAGGGAGGATTCGCGGGGATGTCACGGTTCAGGATCTGTGCCATCACTCTGTTGCTCATCATCTTCTTCGTCCGTCCGACAGCCGCAGGGACACACACATCCGGCTTCCAAGTCAATGCGAAGGCTGCGGTCCTCCTCGATGTCGCCTCAGGGCAGACCCTCTTCCAGCAAGACGCAACCACCCGGGTGGTCCCAGCGAGCCTCGCCAAGCTCATGACCGTATATTTGGCCTACGATGCGCTTGGGGCAGGCAGCGTCCGCCTGAATGACCGGGTCTCCATCAGTAAACATGCTTCGAGGATGGGGGGGTCGCAGATTTTCCTACGAGAAGGAGACCAGGCCAGCTTCAAAGAGTTGCTACTGGGAGTCGCCATTGCCTCCGGCAATGACGCCGCCATCGCCCTCGCAGAACACTTGGCAGGGTTTCGGGCCGCCTTTGTCGCACAGATGAATGCCAAGGCAAAAGAGCTTGGACTCA
This genomic window from Candidatus Methylomirabilota bacterium contains:
- the tsaE gene encoding tRNA (adenosine(37)-N6)-threonylcarbamoyltransferase complex ATPase subunit type 1 TsaE yields the protein MRKAKAEAHQKKITIVSNSPGETQQLGMWVGRHLRPGDVVCLKGEMGSGKTVFTRGIATGVGVPQGRGVRSPTFTLVHEYRGRYPMYHLDLYRIRGVEELEDIGWEEYLYGAGITVIEAAEKMEARLPADRLDVVLWRDGARRRRLTLMGYGNRFESLVMALVKQRQ